The following proteins come from a genomic window of Synechococcus sp. NB0720_010:
- a CDS encoding ATP-dependent Clp protease ATP-binding subunit, translating to MFERFTEKAIKVIMLAQEEARRLGHNFVGTEQILLGLIGEGTGVAAKVLKSMGVNLKDARVEVEKIIGRGSGFVAVEIPFTPRAKRVLELSLEEARQLGHNYIGTEHLLLGLIREGEGVAARVLENLGVDLAKVRTQVIRMLGETAEVAGGGGGGGKGSTKTPTLDEFGSNLTQQASDGKLDPVVGRQHEIERVIQILGRRTKNNPVLIGEPGVGKTAIAEGLAQRINSGDVPDILEDKRVLTLDIGLLVAGTKYRGEFEERLKKIMEEIRGAGNVILVIDEVHTLIGAGAAEGAIDAANILKPALARGELQCIGATTLDEYRKHIERDAALERRFQPVQVGEPSVEDTIEILRGLKERYESHHRLTIADEALVAAATLGDRYISDRFLPDKAIDLIDEAGSRVRLMNSKLPPAAKEVDKQLREIEKQKDEAVREQDFTKAGELRDKEVELREQIRSILQNRNEEKPAAESSESSADTPVAVADASVAAVSESGPMVTEEDIAQIVASWTGVPVQKLTESESAKLLNMEETLHQRLIGQDEAVKAVSRAIRRARVGLKNPNRPIASFIFSGPTGVGKTELTKSLASYFFGSEEAMIRLDMSEFMERHTVSKLIGSPPGYVGFNEGGQLTEAVRRRPYTVVLFDEIEKAHPDVFNLLLQLLEDGRLTDSKGRTVDFKNTLIIMTSNIGSKVIEKGGGGLGFEFSGGDAEETNYNRIRSLVNEELKQYFRPEFLNRLDEIIVFRQLSRDEVKEISEIMLKEVFTRMQEKGITLTVTEAFKERLVDEGYNPSYGARPLRRAVMRLLEDSLAEEFLSGRIGEGDTALVDVDDDKQVVIRKDSATPSIPEFASV from the coding sequence ATGTTCGAGCGGTTTACCGAGAAGGCCATCAAGGTGATCATGCTGGCCCAAGAAGAGGCCCGCCGCCTGGGTCACAACTTCGTGGGCACCGAGCAGATCCTCCTGGGCCTGATCGGCGAAGGCACCGGCGTTGCCGCCAAGGTCCTGAAGTCCATGGGCGTCAACCTCAAGGACGCTCGGGTCGAGGTCGAGAAGATCATCGGCCGCGGATCCGGCTTTGTGGCCGTCGAGATCCCCTTCACACCTAGGGCCAAGCGCGTTCTGGAACTCTCTCTTGAGGAAGCGCGTCAGCTTGGCCACAACTACATCGGTACGGAGCACCTGCTGCTAGGCCTGATTCGCGAGGGCGAAGGCGTGGCCGCACGGGTGCTGGAAAACCTTGGGGTGGACCTGGCCAAGGTGCGCACCCAGGTCATCCGCATGCTGGGCGAGACCGCCGAGGTCGCCGGCGGTGGCGGCGGTGGTGGCAAGGGTTCCACCAAGACGCCAACCCTCGATGAGTTCGGCAGCAACCTGACTCAGCAGGCCTCCGACGGGAAGCTCGATCCGGTCGTGGGCCGCCAGCACGAAATCGAACGCGTGATCCAGATCCTGGGTCGCCGCACCAAGAACAACCCGGTCCTGATTGGCGAACCCGGCGTGGGCAAGACGGCCATCGCCGAGGGCCTGGCCCAGCGCATCAACTCCGGCGATGTGCCCGACATCCTCGAGGACAAGCGCGTCCTCACCCTGGACATCGGCTTGCTGGTGGCCGGTACCAAGTACCGGGGCGAATTCGAGGAGCGCCTCAAAAAAATCATGGAGGAGATCCGTGGCGCCGGGAACGTGATCCTGGTGATCGACGAGGTCCACACCCTGATTGGCGCCGGTGCCGCTGAAGGCGCGATCGATGCCGCCAACATCCTCAAGCCCGCCTTGGCTCGCGGTGAGCTGCAGTGCATCGGCGCGACCACCCTCGATGAGTACCGCAAACACATCGAACGCGATGCCGCCCTGGAGCGTCGCTTCCAGCCGGTGCAGGTGGGTGAGCCCTCCGTCGAGGACACCATTGAGATCCTGCGCGGCTTGAAGGAGCGCTACGAGTCTCACCACCGCCTGACCATTGCCGATGAGGCCCTGGTGGCGGCCGCCACCCTGGGTGATCGCTACATCTCCGATCGCTTCCTGCCGGACAAGGCCATCGACTTGATCGATGAGGCCGGTAGCCGCGTGCGCCTGATGAACTCCAAGCTGCCCCCAGCGGCCAAGGAGGTCGACAAGCAACTGCGCGAGATCGAGAAGCAGAAGGATGAGGCCGTGCGCGAGCAGGACTTCACCAAGGCCGGCGAACTGCGCGATAAAGAAGTCGAACTGCGCGAGCAGATCCGCTCGATCCTGCAGAACCGCAACGAGGAGAAGCCCGCTGCTGAATCCAGCGAGAGTTCTGCGGATACCCCAGTCGCCGTGGCCGATGCTTCCGTAGCTGCTGTGAGCGAGAGCGGTCCGATGGTGACCGAAGAGGACATCGCCCAGATCGTGGCCTCCTGGACTGGCGTTCCTGTTCAGAAGCTCACCGAGAGCGAATCCGCCAAGCTGCTGAACATGGAGGAGACCCTCCACCAGCGCTTGATTGGTCAGGACGAAGCCGTCAAGGCAGTGTCCCGCGCCATCCGCCGGGCTCGGGTTGGCCTAAAGAACCCCAACCGGCCGATCGCCAGCTTCATCTTCTCCGGCCCGACCGGTGTTGGTAAGACCGAGCTGACCAAGTCCCTGGCGTCCTACTTCTTCGGCAGTGAAGAGGCGATGATCCGCCTCGACATGTCCGAGTTCATGGAGCGCCACACGGTCAGCAAGCTGATCGGCTCGCCTCCGGGCTATGTGGGCTTCAACGAAGGCGGTCAGTTGACTGAAGCGGTGCGTCGTCGTCCCTACACGGTGGTCCTGTTCGACGAGATCGAAAAGGCACACCCCGATGTGTTCAACCTGCTGCTGCAACTCCTGGAAGACGGTCGCCTGACCGATTCCAAGGGGCGGACGGTGGACTTCAAGAACACCCTGATCATCATGACCTCGAACATCGGTTCGAAGGTCATCGAGAAGGGCGGCGGCGGCCTCGGTTTCGAGTTCTCTGGCGGCGATGCCGAAGAGACGAACTACAACCGGATTCGTTCTCTGGTGAACGAAGAACTCAAGCAGTACTTCCGCCCTGAATTCCTGAACCGCCTCGACGAGATCATCGTCTTCCGTCAGCTCAGCCGCGACGAGGTGAAGGAGATTTCCGAGATCATGCTCAAGGAGGTCTTCACTCGGATGCAGGAGAAGGGCATCACCTTGACTGTCACCGAAGCCTTCAAGGAGCGCCTAGTCGACGAGGGTTACAACCCCAGCTATGGCGCCCGCCCGCTGCGTCGTGCCGTCATGCGCCTGCTGGAAGATTCCCTGGCCGAAGAGTTCCTCTCTGGGCGAATTGGCGAAGGCGACACCGCCCTGGTTGATGTCGATGACGACAAGCAGGTGGTCATCCGCAAGGACTCAGCGACCCCTTCAATTCCCGAATTCGCCTCTGTCTAA